Proteins from a genomic interval of Debaryomyces hansenii CBS767 chromosome E complete sequence:
- a CDS encoding DEHA2E11924p (similar to ca|CA2949|IPF14506 Candida albicans IPF14506 unknown function) → MGIKKTKHNHSVAHACHEYTKYRISGDNELIQQIEVESLNSEEFYERYVKPRRPVKFTNCIKEIDINDFRIDNLVGLLGYYGKLKVEKRYKGGFGSNLERVSMGLDELVEKFDKGEADYYLTTQYENDSDSDNSHGSDDSDKELEEEIEEDEKECGDSEEEDGEEVEPLFQQEDGSESDSSFGSIDMSNLQDDFQESDDEMEEEEIRERIRQLFQPPLANMYNKLPHTPSLLSMLIPQQMNIWMGYSKPSQKPENLGDLSSKYIPGNGSSSGLHHDHADNLYILVSGSKRFTLFCPYDADKLSTVGTIYKVYNSGVIDYHRDEKAPTWSHVREDGAMVREVAKWQLDHEDVDPEAKKELLTIINKQESKFDHKPINPPSFSQIPPVLLHLDELSAHERSELINFSNRHFPGFLDTPRLTVWLKPGEMLYLPTGWFHEVSSFGSDTVAENKDNVHIALNYWFIPPSGDSLSSVYQDSYWHDDFEKCKKAIDLAIKGSLILD, encoded by the coding sequence ATGGGAATTAAGAAGACCAAACACAACCACAGTGTAGCACATGCTTGCCATGAGTATACGAAATACAGGATAAGTGGAGATAATGAGCTCATACAACAAATTGAAGTAGAAAGTTTAAATCTGGAGGAGTTTTATGAAAGATACGTCAAACCTAGAAGACCGGTTAAATTCACAAATTGCATCAAggaaattgatattaatgatttccGCATCGACAATTTGGTGGGGTTATTGGGATACTATGGTAAGTTGAAGGTGGAAAAGAGATATAAGGGAGGGTTCGGAAGCAATCTCGAGCGAGTTAGCATGGGATTGGACGAATTGGTGGAAAAGTTTGACAAAGGCGAGGCcgattattatttgacGACTCAGTACGAGAACGACAGTGATTCTGACAATTCGCACGGTAGTGACGACTCTGATAAGGAATTAGAGGAGGAGATTGAGGAGGACGAAAAGGAGTGCGGAGATAGTGAAGAGGAAGACGGAGAAGAAGTAGAGCCACTCTTTCAACAGGAGGACGGCTCGGAATCTGATTCCTCTTTTGGGTCCATAGATATGAGCAATTTGCAAGATGATTTTCAGGAATCAGACGACGAgatggaagaagaagaaatacgGGAACGAATTCGTCAATTATTTCAGCCTCCTTTGGCAAACATGTACAACAAGCTACCTCACACCCCATCCTTATTATCCATGTTGATTCCACAGCAGATGAATATATGGATGGGCTACTCTAAACCAAGTCAGAAACCAGAGAACCTTGGTGACCTCTCTAGCAAGTATATCCCGGGAAATGGAAGTTCGTCCGGTTTGCATCATGACCATGCGGATAATCTCTACATCTTGGTTTCTGGATCAAAGCGATTTACATTATTTTGTCCGTATGATGCAGATAAGTTGTCTACTGTTGGCACCATATATAAAGTTTACAATTCAGGGGTCATTGACTACCACAGAGACGAGAAGGCACCAACATGGAGTCACGTCAGAGAAGATGGTGCCATGGTGCGGGAAGTCGCCAAATGGCAATTAGACCATGAAGACGTAGATCCAGAAGCGAAAAAGGAACTATTGACTATCATCAATAAGCAGGAATCGAAATTCGACCATAAACCGATAAATCCCCCTAGTTTCTCTCAAATTCCACCTGTACTATTGCACCTCGACGAATTGAGCGCACATGAACGCCTGGAGCTTATTAATTTCAGTAACAGACACTTTCCGGGGTTTTTGGACACCCCTAGGTTGACCGTATGGTTGAAACCCGGCGAAATGCTATACTTGCCTACTGGATGGTTCCACGAAGTATCCAGTTTTGGCAGCGACACTGTAGCCGAGAATAAGGACAACGTCCACATTGCTTTGAACTACTGGTTCATACCCCCATCCGGCGACTCATTGTCTAGTGTCTACCAGGACTCTTATTGGCATGATGATTTCGAAAAATGTAAAAAAGCCATAGATTTGGCTATCAAAGGTTCTCTAATTTTAGATTAG